A single genomic interval of Nitrospirota bacterium harbors:
- the dprA gene encoding DNA-protecting protein DprA, which yields MPIPVDLRSWLVLRAIAGLGDAGLCRLVQTLGSAEAVCRASAEALMESGGVRRSVAEAIVRGPDPESQRAIDREHNLLERLRCSVVTYLDPEYPSRLRMIPDPPPLLYVSGAMEARDQHAVAIVGSRRVSAAGRAVTEELSRELAGAGFTIVSGLARGVDAAAHRGAMEAKGRTVAVLGCGIDRTYPPEHGALRDRIEACGAVVSELPLGAFPHSYHFPRRNRIISGMCLGVVVTEAAAQSGSLITARLAGEQGREVFAVPGFIKADNSRGPNGLIKQGAKLVEGAMDVIEELLPQLEPPVRDRIQARLPAPSVTSGGVPSDRNEAKVYTLLSAEPTHLDEVIVKAGMSAADVTSLLLAMELKGSVRQLPGQSYIRV from the coding sequence ATGCCGATTCCGGTCGATCTCCGGTCCTGGCTGGTGTTGCGTGCGATCGCAGGGCTGGGTGACGCAGGCCTGTGCCGGCTCGTGCAGACGTTGGGTTCGGCAGAGGCGGTCTGCCGGGCTTCCGCCGAGGCGCTCATGGAGTCGGGCGGCGTGCGCCGCTCCGTGGCGGAGGCGATCGTCCGAGGCCCCGACCCGGAAAGTCAGCGGGCGATTGATCGAGAGCACAATTTGCTCGAGCGGCTTCGGTGCAGCGTCGTCACGTATCTGGACCCCGAGTACCCGTCCCGGCTCCGCATGATTCCGGACCCGCCGCCGCTCTTGTATGTGAGCGGGGCCATGGAGGCGCGCGATCAGCATGCGGTGGCCATCGTGGGTTCGCGCCGCGTTTCTGCGGCCGGTCGGGCCGTCACCGAGGAGCTGAGCCGCGAATTGGCCGGGGCCGGTTTCACCATCGTCAGCGGGCTTGCGCGCGGGGTGGATGCCGCCGCGCACCGCGGGGCGATGGAGGCCAAGGGCCGGACCGTGGCGGTGTTGGGGTGCGGGATCGACCGGACGTATCCGCCCGAGCATGGGGCGTTGCGGGATCGTATCGAAGCTTGCGGGGCCGTCGTGTCGGAGCTGCCCTTGGGGGCCTTTCCCCACAGTTACCATTTCCCGCGCCGGAATCGCATTATCAGCGGGATGTGTCTCGGCGTCGTCGTGACGGAAGCGGCGGCGCAGAGCGGTTCGTTGATTACGGCGCGTTTGGCGGGGGAGCAGGGGCGCGAGGTGTTTGCGGTTCCCGGATTCATCAAGGCGGACAACAGCCGGGGCCCCAACGGCTTGATCAAGCAGGGGGCCAAGCTCGTCGAAGGGGCCATGGATGTCATCGAAGAACTGCTCCCGCAGCTGGAGCCTCCCGTGCGGGACCGTATCCAGGCGCGTCTCCCGGCTCCATCAGTCACCAGCGGAGGGGTGCCGTCGGACCGGAATGAGGCCAAGGTCTATACCTTGCTGTCGGCGGAGCCCACGCACCTTGATGAGGTGATCGTCAAGGCGGGGATGTCCGCAGCCGATGTGACCAGCCTGCTGCTGGCCATGGAATTGAAAGGGTCGGT